From one Triticum aestivum cultivar Chinese Spring chromosome 4B, IWGSC CS RefSeq v2.1, whole genome shotgun sequence genomic stretch:
- the LOC123089612 gene encoding L-gulonolactone oxidase 2 has protein sequence MEGGRVLTVLLLVLLLVGLAGSSPPPEPVVCAHGTSDCTVSNAYGSFPDRTVCHAANATFPRTEKELVAAVAVAVAAKRKVKVATKLSHSFPKLACPGGRDGTIISTERLNRVVSVDVAKGLMTVESGMVLRDLIEVAAEAGLALPHSPYWSGLTIGGLLATGAHGSSLKGKGGAVHEYVVGMRIVTPAPRSQGFAVVRQLCADHPDLDAAKVSLGVLGVVSQVTLALEPMFKRSVTFVTRNDSDMAEQAVVWGGLHEFGDMAWLPQQRNVIYRKDNRVAITSVGNDLNDYLALRSSPTADLISGRVMHELLEKKNNTVARCKEVPMSVSLFEKPAYGFTNNDSLFMGYPVVGFQHRIQASGSCLENPEDALLTTCPWDPRIRGIFFYNNAYSIALSRVPAFIADMKQLRNSNPKAFCGIDASLGILLRYIKASSAYLGKPEDSVDFDITYYRSYTKGEPNPHSDVLDELQQMALHKYGAIPHWGKNRNFAFEGAISKYPEAGKFLEVKGRYDPDGIFSSEWSDQVLGINGSPIIVEKGCAIEGLCVCSEDSHCAPEQGYYCRPGKVYREARVCSFQPN, from the exons ATGGAGGGTGGCCGGGTGCTTACGGTTCTCCTCCTGGTGCTCCTGCTGGTCGGCCTCGCTGGCTCGAGCCCTCCGCCGGAGCCGGTGGTCTGTGCCCACGGCACGTCCGATTGCACTGTCTCCAACGCGTACGGCTCCTTCCCGGACCGCACCGTCTGCCACGCCGCCAACGCCACCTTCCCGCGCACCGAGAAGGAGCTAGTCGCGGCCGTGGCGGTCGCTGTGGCGGCCAAGCGCAAGGTGAAGGTGGCCACCAAGCTCTCCCACAGCTTCCCCAAGCTGGCCTGCCCCGGCGGCCGCGACGGCACCATCATAAGCACGGAGCGGCTCAACCGGGTGGTAAGCGTCGACGTCGCCAAGGGGTTGATGACGGTAGAAAGCGGCATGGTGCTCCGCGACCTGATCGAGGTGGCCGCCGAGGCAGGGTTGGCGCTGCCGCACTCGCCGTACTGGTCAGGGCTCACCATCGGAGGCCTGCTGGCCACGGGCGCGCACGGCAGTTCGCTCAAGGGTAAGGGCGGCGCCGTGCACGAGTACGTGGTCGGGATGAGGATCGTCACGCCGGCACCGAGGAGCCAAGGGTTCGCGGTGGTACGGCAGCTCTGCGCCGACCATCCTGACCTCGACGCGGCCAAGGTCTCCCTCGGCGTCCTGGGCGTCGTTTCCCAG GTTACACTGGCCTTGGAGCCGATGTTCAAGCGGTCGGTGACGTTCGTGACACGCAATGACTCTGACATGGCAGAGCAGGCCGTCGTGTGGGGTGGCCTCCATGAATTTGGCGATATGGCGTGGCTGCCACAGCAGCGCAATGTTATTTACCGCAAGGACAATCGCGTGGCCATCACGTCAGTGGGTAACGACCTCAATGACTACCTGGCCTTGCGATCCAGTCCGACGGCCGACCTCATCAGCGGCAGAGTCATGCACGAGCTTCTTGAGAAGAAGAACAACACCGTCGCTCGGTGCAAGGAGGTACCCATGTCTGTATCGTTGTTTGAGAAGCCAGCATACGGCTTTACAAACAACGACAGCTTGTTCATGGGGTATCCGGTGGTAGGATTCCAGCACCGCATCCAAGCATCCGGTTCGTGTCTCGAAAACCCAGAAGACGCACTCCTCACTACGTGTCCGTGGGATCCCCGCATCCGGGGAATCTTCTTCTACAACAATGCCTACAGCATCGCGCTCTCTAGGGTGCCAGCATTCATCGCCGACATGAAGCAGCTCCGTAATAGCAACCCGAAGGCCTTCTGCGGAATCGACGCCAGTTTGGGTATTCTCCTCCGCTATATCAAGGCATCCTCTGCCTACCTCGGCAAGCCGGAGGACTCGGTCGACTTTGATATAACCTACTACCGGAGCTACACCAAGGGTGAGCCCAACCCACACTCTGACGTGCTCGACGAACTCCAACAGATGGCGCTACACAAGTATGGCGCCATCCCTCACTGGGGCAAGAACCGCAACTTTGCCTTTGAAGGCGCCATTTCCAAGTACCCCGAGGCTGGCAAGTTCCTAGAGGTAAAGGGCAGGTATGACCCTGATGGGATCTTCTCCAGTGAATGGAGTGACCAGGTGCTCGGCATTAATGGGAGCCCGATCATCGTCGAGAAGGGTTGCGCCATTGAGGGCCTTTGCGTCTGCTCAGAAGACTCGCATTGTGCACCGGAGCAGGGCTACTACTGCCGCCCTGGGAAGGTGTACAGGGAGGCGAGGGTCTGCTCGTTCCAACCCAATTGA